In the genome of Arachis stenosperma cultivar V10309 chromosome 6, arast.V10309.gnm1.PFL2, whole genome shotgun sequence, the window CTATCATCCCTTTGGTGCTTAGCTAATGGTTTATTTAATGGTATTCCTCTAGCTGATTTTCAGAGATATTAGCATCTATTGTTACATAGTCTATCCCTTTATGTCTTAGCTATCTGTCTGAGAATTTCTTATCTTCTTTTCTACATTCTCCCTCGTTAATCTAATTTCTTACTCTACCAAGAAAAAAGGATTTTAGACTACTGACTGGTAATCATTTTCCTATTTCAAACaaactttcttttctttttcaaaaaaaaggtTCAAGAAAATGGACTGTTTTCATGTAGTACTGTTCATATTGGTCCGATATTGACACatgcattttaattattttgtatgacATAGGAAGTATGCCATTTCTTAATCTATATTAATTCAGAAAATAATAGGAAGGGTGATGATTTTATGAAGGGATGGTAAAACCTGGTTGTTTTAGCCCCCTGAATTATAGAAAGGGAAAGATGGTGTGTTACCGAATTATGGTTTTGGCCTTTTTATTTCATTACCCCTTGAATATCATGGACCAGTTGAGCAGTCAATCAATCCTATATCTGTAGAAGAGATTTCTTGCGTAATTTTTCTCTTGTAATTGTCTTGGTGTTATTAAAGCTAACTAGTTGAGCATCCTATACCCTTTGGCTTTTTTCCCCCAACATTCCATGACTTTTCTATCTATGTATTTTCTTCTAACCAATCCATATATTCTAGCGCAAATTATGTCTACCTCCCTCCCTTGAGGTCTTTTAATATGACATTTGCACCCTCCCTCACTAGTTTGCAGGTTGACACTTATCACCCTTCTCTTTAACAAACTTTAACTCTCAACTCTGTTAACATCATATATTAAATGTTAGCTTTACCCTCTAAAATTCCTGTCTGATTTCACATTACCTCAAATCCATAATtccttcttttctcttcttggTGTCCCCCTCCCTTTGTAACTCTCAACTTGTTCATCCTCACTCCCACTCATGTGGCATCTGGTCCTGAGATAGCAGTTGATGGGGAGGCTCAAAACTAGACTAGTAGTGGTGAAGTGACTAAACGAGCAATCGGACATGGGGTTGTGTTGTTGCCGATGCAACTGTCTCTGGCAATGGCACAGCATTGCAGAGCTGCATTGGCTGACGGCAGAGGGATCCTTTGTTTTGTTTGACTTCATTTCTGTGTGGGTGGCTTGAACATGGGGTTCAAGTTGTGGAATCAACCACTAATGCTTGTGTTAGAATAGGCTGCCTATATTACACTTCTGGGTGTGGCCTTTTTCCGAACCCTACGCAACATAGGATACTTTGCGGTGGCTGCCCTGTATACTATCTATGACAATTAAGTCTACTATCTGTACAGGATATCTGACACTATTCTGTATTATCTATGTAGATATTTGGAAGTGATCTCTgttgcctttttttttttttcttgtgatcTTGCATTTCCTGTTCTTATTTGACTTTTAACTTCATAATTGGAGCTAGTAATATTTgaagatttaattatttctgaTTATCTCTGGTATTGTGTTTACATTTGCATATTCTGGtgaaatatattgaagtttCCATTTTATTTGTTCAGGCTGATGGGGATTTCATAGACGCGATTTTGTCCGGCAGAAAGAGCGTTGGACAAATTTCTATACTCTTCTATGCTTCCTGGTGCCCTTTTTCACAAAGATTGCTTCCCGACTATGAAGTTCTTAGTTCCATGTTTCCTCACGTAGAATATTTGGCACTTGAGCAGTCATCAGCTTTGCCAAGGTTTTGTAGCTCTCCCTGCTACTCTTTTAAAATATCTTGATATTTACAGaatttttttcttgtattttggTTATATGTATATGCAATCATCATTCATCAGCAGTTAGGTTCGTCCTTTCTGTTCTGTGCTACCTCTGCTTCCTTTTGGTCAAGGGCAATGCCATGAATATGAAACTGAAATTCagcagtaaaaaaaataaaaataaaaacataagtTGCTTTCCATTTGTGTCCTCATGTATTTTTGTCCCCTGCAGCTTATATTCAAAATATGGAATCCATAGCCTGCCTGCTATCTTACTGGTGAACCAGTCTTGTAGGGTGAGATATCGTGGTCCGCGCAATCTTAAAACCCTTGTAGAATTTTATGAGAGAAACACAGGTAATCATCTTCTGAATCTTGCTCATAAATTTGTGAAGTTctaatgaaattttaaaaaatcaccaTTTTTTACAGCTTGGACATTAGTGTATATATACCCGGGAATTGATTCTTTTCCGGAGACAAATTACAATGACTGATAATAAACTTATGATCTGTTTGCCTACCCTCAGGATTTGAAGCAAATCTTAACATTGTTGTGCATAAACTAAGCAGCTTAATGAGAGATGAGCATTCGACAATGAAGTCTTTAGTTGGTGTGTCGCTTAAAGAAATATTGAGAAGGGAACCTTACTTAGTGTTCTCGGTATTGTTTCTATGCTTGAGGATGCTCCTCTTTGTGTTTCCCAAGATCATGTCACGCCTCCGAGCATTCTGGAATTCGTATGCTCCTCATCTCAACTTGCAAATATTCAGTGAGACAAGCCAAGTGATGATGGGACGTGTTCGCAATGCGGTTGATGTCAGGAGGATATGGAACAAGTTACGATTATGCAAGACCAGGAACTTTCATGAGAGGGCGAGGAGCGCCAAGGCCTGGGCTTCTTCTCTGGCTTCTGTTTCATTGGGAGAGTCGGCATCCTCCACCAGGTGATAATCTCAGAATCTAACCAAATCTTGTTCTAGTTGAAAAAGTAGTGTAGAGTTTGTCAGATAATAGCCTCAAGCTGCTGTTGGAGCTTGGGAGCACATAGATCATCTTCTCTCTTAATTTGTATTATTAGGtaaaaaatttgtgttaaatTTTTAAGTCGAATTTTGGGAGGAAGCAAACAGGATGTAAATTGGAGAACAAGTTTCCTTTTTTGTAAATTGGTTGTGTTAAATGGAACTATCTATACACACATTCCCTAAGCCTTTTAGACATAGCATAACATTTTGGTATTGTGCCCTAATAATATGCTAAACTATTTAGCTGAATTGGCATAGTGACAAGAAATGTGCAttagagagaaatttgaaataGCAAGCACTTCAATTATCGTGGAATCTCGTTTCAACTGATTTAgatatgcaaagaaaacattaTTAGGATAAATAGATCTGGTACAGGGTATTTCAGTAGTTAGAAATAGGAGACAAATCACATGtaaaactattaaaataaatttagactCTAAATAGAGAGGAAGGAAATAAAAAAGGAAGgaaataaaaaggaaagaagagaaaggaaagaaattgagtggAATTTTATTTTCCTTAGATATGTTTGGATGAAAGAAAAATGAGGAGGAAGGAAATAGTATATAATGTTATGAAAAGACAATTTTATCcttacatattttaaaaaatatattaaaaaatagaggataatattaaaattttaatactaagtacatttttcttctatttttcatcCATTATtagaggaaaaaaaaatttaatgggTCTCACTTATTTTTACActattcattctttttttttaacttttctaTTCAAccaaacaaaggaaaatattatttttctttcaatttctttttcttctatttccTTCCTCTCATTTTTACTTCAAACAAATACATCCTAAATGTAAATATGATTTACTATTATAGTTGATTCTGTCACAAGACATGGTAGTAGTTGTTCATAGTGACAAAGAGAAGTTGATGTCATCCCAATTGGAATATTTCATCCTTGATTAGCTTTCAAGGAAAAACATAACTTTTCATCCATGTAATATATACCTGGATTGCGGAACCATTAAATTCACATAAGATTATGATATTTGGTATTTATAAAAAGTTTGATTATGTTGCTTTGAAAAATGTTtgattttgttataatttttttttattttgctgtCAAAATATTTGTTTGTTGAAGAAGTATAAggagataatttttttatagctaattttaaccaatttttttctttttctttttttaaatgacttttttttttatttacattctCTTTTATCCACATTTATCATAATATGACTTCAATTTCAAACATGCATTACTCATCTCTATCATGGCTTccaacaaaattattatttgatGTTCATTTGAATATtaatatgaatttaaaaaaaatataaagtaagCTGATATTGGATGATAAATAGTTATTCTTTAgttagatttttttataattttgatggttgataatttaatttaaaaaatatgtaaaataatatatatatatatatatatatatatatatatatataatttttagtgtTTGTATAGAGTTTTGACTAACATATTTAAGTCTTTCTAAAATATAATTTCAACGTTTTAAACAAACACATCTAGAGTCTTTTTCGTTGAATTGTCGTTTGCCATAATTTGGAGCGTGCCTCTGTATGAGCGGATTGATGACCATCAAcaccttttttttattatcttttattttctgaaaagattttaaaattattataataacgAAGAGAAGCAATATATTTTAGGAAGTTTATCACCTGCTTCATTGTATGGAGGTAGAATTTTTTTGTTCCAATCAAAGTAGCCGTGCagatttaatataaaaaaaagtaaagtgAGAATTAAGTTTTCGAAGATTTTGATTCTAGACTAATTTgttcttaaaaaaaaagtatcaatttaattttttatgatagtAAATAGTGGATATGTGGTGTCCTTCTATTAATTTATCACGTAAAACTTAAATTTAGTGCTTATATGTATCGTTAACTATTGTGACGGgtctatttataaaatatttatgtagATAATTTTTATAGTGAAATTTTATctgttttaataaaatttatgataAATAGAGAGCTGTTGATAAAGGTTATATGAAAACTCAAGATTGTAAAACCCgattaattaacggctaattaacccaaaaatgagaatttattttagaaagccctaaatgtgatttttatggctaaatgtgatagaggagattgagacgagaattttggtaccaattttatagaattcggactaAAATTGGACcaaacgggccaaaccgggccaaccggacccaaagtaggcccttggcccaactaaactaaaccaaaaccctaattttcagctctctctctcctcattaaacacacacacacgctgaaatggaggccatggagggaagaacactctctcaagttctatCTCTCCTTTGAtattcaaaccaccataacttttgatctagagctctgattgctgcaccgtttgcggccacgcgttcactgcggagagctctacaaaacccatacaatcaatcttgaggtaagccacgttttgctcttcgaatttccagccttgttttcgagtttcatgagcaaaaatattgagattttgggctctttgatgttataggacccaactctcttgaaggagaaggttaatcttgtcttcTTGGActttgggtgtggtaagattttcaaccctagtgtaatttgttgttctatgatatttgggtattgagatgttgtgtatgggtatgatgattgtggcttaggttgtgtatgtgtgaatattggGGCTTAattggtgatattgaaaagcttgaaaagggatttggtggtgaaaaatctgttcttggaggtgttgaggccttgagagcttgaggaaaagtggtttggaagtgctccggttgagcttgggaaatcggctaagatatggtctcggtttctcgtatctaatatgtaatgtggtaggaaatacttaggctagaggccctaagataggcattgaattgttgatgttgttgaatgattgaaatatatgatgtggtcatatatgtgatgatgattattgatgccttgatggtatgatgtatgagaaatatgcatgttgtgatatatgcttgatgattgattatggttgaattgtgggttgaaccatgttgatgatGAGTATGATATAaattgtgtacaatgatgatttattggaattggtgttgttgaaaattggcatgagggggagtatatgatatgtcaatgtgtttgagtttgagccacttgggtgaagtgggttaaaatgatgtgatagtgattttggtgaattgtggtaaagtgtcaatgtgtgagttgaggaggcttgatgttgaatttgatatattttgattgatttcaaagaaaaggaatgaaattggcatgttttgattgattttgaaaagagttgaaaatggcttgttttgaaaatggcactttgtggttttgtatgaaaaacatgatttttgggcatactttgacgggacataacttggactacggatctctgttttgtgccaaatctgtttagaaatgaaattagatccgggatgtccatgccgttcaaagaacgggtgaaaaacgatttaaaatgagaaagttatgtccgttggaagattgggggttgaatttgtgaattctgcagcttttaatttagaaaatttttagaagaATGACCCCcccgcgcgtaggcgcacttggcgcgtacgcgccgttcttttagaaagcgccatccacgcgtgcgcgtggtgtgcgcgggcgcgccgatgtgctgcacccaatgcccagccatttttcagagagttgtaccagaactgtgccagttttgtgcctggggcacgagggcacccacgcgtacgcgtggctgacgcgtgtGCGTCGCTTGACAATTTTTCAATCCACgtgttagcgtgcatgacgcatacgcgtcgatgagttttgtggccatccatgCGTGcacgtggagtgcgcgtacacgtggccctgttttcattcTAAAGTTGATtcttgagttttaaaagccaaatttcatacttctaagcttccaatctcaccacttatgtcttaaatcattatgatatgcctagctattagaaaaggagctaggggatgtggtaacttgcgagtgaaacaagggaaaaatgaatgatcaatgaggatcaaagatgattatgtgagaggcggaggatggtggtggaagtgcttgttatgccatgggccgaaaggccgtaattgttaatgaaatggctggttatggatttaaccgtgagccagatggctggttatggatttaaccgtgagccggatggctggattattgccgtgttacggcgaagccatgattatggctaaaaataaatgcatatatgctgttaaatgaattgtgaatgttgcacttccattatcggagatgagagtttccctgggggaaagcagtggctagccaccacgtgctccaggttgagacttgaagctcttttgaccctatgtcgtcagggtggccgggcactgtgaaagccacggatgagctcacccccataaatattcaccagtaagggtgatggatatggatcatgattatgatcaaatttatattgagtataactcgagttggggagacacgacagagggacagtccaatggttagctaccaggacttgtcgggttggctctataaccgacagatgatatcatcagccattagggacagacattcatcatatgcatactatgtgaattaattgagattgcctatttgactgcatattacttgctattTGTCTAAGTGCCTTacttgttcctatttgtatatctcttgtctgatataactgtgtttgctatattatactcttgctggtggttgggaggtctgaaggaattggaaagggaagtattagttagactgaaggatCTTTAATCAGATACcctttatggtttagcttgtttataagctttgaattatctagaggaagttctaggattgcattcgactttcctctattattatatattatatatctggaagctgttaccatgctggggacttCTGGTTTTCACCCATGCAGATTTTATGGTTTTCAGATGtaggacgtgaggtttctcgcTGAGGCCTGCTGGAGACtcctagatttgcgaagatcctttgttctcggggctatgtttttgtttatatattttgcttagatacttttatctccattaaataatacaaactgtgatgactcctc includes:
- the LOC130936351 gene encoding 5'-adenylylsulfate reductase-like 5, whose protein sequence is MHSFSPSSSSSSSSPYMASLLLLLFITSFSFAQSSYAPSPDVPPFLYALQSQCSVDVSPTPPRQADGDFIDAILSGRKSVGQISILFYASWCPFSQRLLPDYEVLSSMFPHVEYLALEQSSALPSLYSKYGIHSLPAILLVNQSCRVRYRGPRNLKTLVEFYERNTGFEANLNIVVHKLSSLMRDEHSTMKSLVGVSLKEILRREPYLVFSVLFLCLRMLLFVFPKIMSRLRAFWNSYAPHLNLQIFSETSQVMMGRVRNAVDVRRIWNKLRLCKTRNFHERARSAKAWASSLASVSLGESASSTRCRT